One part of the Anopheles merus strain MAF chromosome 3L, AmerM5.1, whole genome shotgun sequence genome encodes these proteins:
- the LOC121598962 gene encoding protein transport protein Sec31A isoform X1, whose amino-acid sequence MKVKELQKMVNVAWSPAQQAPIMLAAGTAAQQLDASFSTTAALELYSINLADPSYDLELKGSQPSTHRFHKLLWSPLAPAGGGEPAAAAAGASPSGLITGGCESGVLQVYNVAQLLAGQNALVAQQEKHQGAVRSLDYNPFQHNLVASGASESEIFIWDLNNTAVPMSPGAKVTPHEDVQGLAWNRQVQHILASVFPSRCVIWDLRKNEPIIKLSDTQSRIRWRVAQWHPEVATQLWLASEEDQSPTVQLWDLRYATAPAKTFQIHHRGVLGLTWCPKDHDLVASCGKDNRIICWNQNTEDPNGEILSELATTNQWNFDVAWCPRNPALLAGSSFDGNVTIYSIHGGVHQQVQTSNKIADSFPGMEHIGHEPSQSVPVQSHGPVANDLKRPPRWMRRPAGACFGFGGKLVTFNGASRTVTINQVITDPELVERSNQLERVLSEGNFADYCRQKADQTNDQHSRFMWYFLKANFEDDPHAEMLNLLGYQADDTANKFKKYVVDGPKGDESNPVDGLTDQMAGLSRNYSTETETSTDDSTDLSMTDNNAVFDAIAAGKQATDGQNASATSKQNGTGGSEIPYKIRTGQDKEGLICEALLTGNLEAAIELCMQTGKTSEALILAMNSGSDLLAKVQYRYLRDNENYLSNLISALVLCDWTGVVTQCTIDSWKEALVAAITHCKHQLPLLCERLGERLQGEAVSNADLARNAILCYICAGSTERLVEAWQLSKGGQPSNDPATGEDELDKNNNSNRDLQELVEVSMLLQKALEKQGRSAPAVGKLADLLSQYARLLAAQGSLPSALTYLGNSTDPEMEELRERLYYALGHKTYTPAAPTRPQYASQQQQQQPPFNPMFPTIGQAAKMKAYGQSMPPAPMPTLNPVSTMPQQPSWSTSPFQQPPMGMPPAAAPVAPPPLATKPPVGPPPPATGNDLSQPPRPSSVSSQPGGGTLSRAKYVLDPSVTSGPNYGQTNANFYNPMAYQSQQPASNASAQPPSFYNPAQPAQNNNFKPFTPAPLVQAPPYLPGVSPLDVTQSQQQQQPGMGYPPPPSQAAGPPMGNVQRNPTPPPGWNDPPALKSSSRPQYCEQYEMSAVHAGTRRWRRIIESHTNDHSNRSSPQPKAEPSIMAPITSPLPGGLAPSNGYPDPNSNYMQGNTGQQYMAAPQQPTATMYSPAMGMGGQQPPAASPQSTINYQNFQPTLAPSTYQQPTVAGTGQTGGVYYPGAQPMDGGAMQQQQQQPVAPAPAAPEPPKQKPPLPEQYVFMQTVFEELKKQCVASAGNPQTKRKLEDVSKRLEMLYDLLRENRLSQNTLNSLNQLVALVQAGDYANGIGLHTQMVSGPDFAQIASFMPGIKVLLQSAMQLQVYLR is encoded by the exons ATGAAGGTGAAGGAGCTGCAGAAGATGGTGAATGTGGCGTGGTCGCCGGCCCAGCAGGCCCCGATCATGCTGGCCGCCGGTACGGCCGCACAGCAGCTGGACGCATCGTTCAGCACGACGGCCGCCCTGGAGCTGTACTCGATCAATCTGGCCGATCCGAGCTACGATCTGGAGCTGAAGGGCAGCCAGCCGAGCACACATCGCTTCCACAAGCTGCTCTGGTCCCCGCTGGCGCCCGCTGGTGGCGGCgagccggcggcggcggcagccggCGCCAGCCCCAGCGGCCTGATCACCGGCGGCTGCGAGAGTGGCGTGCTGCAGGTGTACAACGTGGCCCAGCTGCTGGCGGGACAGAACGCGCTGGTCGCGCAGCAGGAAAAGCACCAGGGCGCGGTCCGCAGCCTCGACTACAACCCCTTCCAGCACAATTTGGTCGCGAGCGGTGCCTCGGAGTCGGAAATTTTCATCTGGGATCTCAACAACACGGCCGTACCGATGAGCCCGGGCGCCAAGGTGACGCCGCACGAGGACGTGCAGGGGTTGGCGTGGAACCGGCAGGTGCAGCACATACTCGCGTCCGTGTTTCCCTCGCGCTGCGTGATCTGGGATCTGCGCAAGAACGAGCCGATCATCAAGCTGAGCGACACGCAGTCGCGCATCCGCTGGCGGGTCGCCCAGTGGCACCCGGAGGTGGCGACGCAGCTGTGGCTCGCCAGCGAGGAGGACCAGTCGCCGACGGTGCAGCTGTGGGACCTGCGGTACGCGACCGCACCGGCCAAAACGTTCCAGATACACCATCGGGGCGTGCTCGGGCTGACCTGGTGCCCGAAGGATCACGATCTGGTGGCGTCGTGCGGGAAGGACAACCGCATCATCTGCTGGAACCAGAACACGGAGGACCCGAACGGCGAGATACTGTCCGAGCTGGCGACGACGAACCAGTGGAACTTCGATGTGGCCTGGTGTCCCCGCAATCCGGCCCTGCTGGCCGGCTCGAGCTTCGACGGGAACGTGACGATCTACTCGATACACGGCGGCGTGCACCAGCAGGTGCAGACGAGCAACAAGATTGCCGACTCGTTCCCGGGCATGGAGCACATTGGCCACGAGCCGAGCCAGTCGGTGCCGGTACAGTCGCACGGTCCGGTGGCGAACGATCTGAAGCGCCCGCCGCGCTGGATGAGGAGGCCGGCTGGCGCCTGCTTTGGG TTCGGTGGAAAACTAGTCACCTTTAACGGGGCGAGCCGCACGGTGACGATCAATCAGGTCATTACCGATCCGGAGCTGGTGGAACGGTCCAACCAGCTCGAGCGGGTGCTAAGCGAGGGCAACTTTGCCGACTACTGCCGGCAGAAGGCGGACCAAACGAACGATCAGCATTCGCGGTTCATGTGGTACTTCCTGAAGGCAAACTTTGAGGATGATCCGCACGCGGAAATGCTTAATCTGCTTG GCTACCAGGCAGACGATACGGCTAATAAGTTTAAAAAGTACGTTGTCGATGGACCGAAGGGAGACGAATCGAACCCGGTCGATGGGCTGACCGATCAGATGGCCGGTCTTAGTCGG aattATTCAACCGAAACGGAAACCAGTACAGACGATAGTACTGATCTATCG ATGACAGATAATAACGCTGTGTTCGACGCGATTGCCGCCGGCAAACAGGCAACGGATGGGCAGAACGCCTCCGCCACCAGCAAACAGAACGGCACCGGTGGTAGTGAAATTCCGTACAAAATCCGTACCGGTCAGGATAAGGAGGGTTTGATTTGTGAGGCACTGCTCACCGGCAACCTGGAGGCTGCGATCGAGCTGTGCATGCAGACGGGCAAGACGAGCGAAGCGTTAATCCTCGCCATGAACA GTGGTTCGGATTTGCTGGCCAAGGTACAGTACCGCTACCTGCGGGACAACGAAAACTATCTGTCCAACCTGATCTCCGCGCTGGTGCTGTGCGATTGGACCGGTGTCGTGACGCAGTGCACGATCGACTCGTGGAAGGAGGCGCTGGTGGCCGCCATCACGCACTGCAAGCACCAGCTGCCGCTGCTCTGCGAACGGTTGGGCGAGCGGCTGCAGGGGGAAGCGGTCAGCAATGCCGATCTGGCCCGGAATGCCATTCTGTGCTACATTTGTGCCGGCAGCACTGAGCGGCTGGTCGAAGCGTGGCAGCTGTCGAAGGGCGGTCAGCCGAGCAACGATCCGGCTACGGGTGAGGATGAGCTGGataagaacaacaacagcaaccggGACCTGCAGGAGCTGGTGGAGGTGTCGATGCTGCTGCAAAAGGCGCTGGAGAAGCAGGGACGCTCGGCACCGGCTGTCGGCAAGCTGGCCGATCTGTTGTCGCAGTACGCAAGGTTGCTGGCGGCGCAGGGTTCGCTACCATCCGCGCTAACGTATTTGGGCAATTCGACCGACCCGGAGATGGAAGAGCTTCGCGAGCGTCTCTATTACGCCCTTGGACACAAAACTTACACGCCGGCTGCACCGACAAGACCACAATACgcctcccagcagcagcagcagcagccaccctTCAATCCAATGTTCCCCACGATCGGCCAAGCGGCCAAGATGAAGGCGTACGGTCAATCGATGCCACCGGCACCGATGCCAACGCTCAATCCGGTGTCCACGATGCCCCAGCAGCCGAGCTGGTCCACCTCACCGTTCCAGCAGCCGCCGATGGGTATGCCCCCGGCAGCGGCCCCTGTTGCTCCGCCCCCGCTAGCCACGAAACCGCCCGTTGGGCCACCGCCACCGGCCACCGGGAACGATCTTTCGCAACCTCCGCGaccctccagcgttagctCGCAGCCGGGCGGTGGCACCCTAAGCCGCGCTAAGTACGTGCTCGATCCGTCGGTCACGTCCGGGCCGAACTATGGCCAAACGAACGCAAACTTCTACAACCCGATGGCTTACCAGTCCCAGCAGCCGGCCAGCAATGCATCGGCGCAGCCACCGAGCTTCTACAATCCGGCCCAGCCGGCGCAGAACAACAACTTTAAACCGTTCACACCGGCACCGCTAGTGCAGGCGCCACCATATCTTCCCGGTGTGTCTCCGCTGGATGTTACGCAGtcgcagcaacaacagcagcccgGCATGGGATATCCACCACCGCCGTCGCAAGCTGCCGGCCCTCCAATGGGCAACGTGCAGAGGAATCCGACGCCACCACCGGGCTGGAACGATCCGCCGGCGCTGAAGAGCTCTAGCAGACCTCAG TATTGCGAGCAGTACGAAATGTCCGCCGTCCATGCCGGCACCAGACGATGGCGCCGCATTATCGAATCGCACACGAACGATCATTCGAACCGTTCCTCGCCGCAG CCCAAGGCGGAACCGAGCATTATGGCACCGATCACGTCACCACTGCCGGGCGGTTTGGCCCCATCGAACGGCTACCCCGATCCGAACAGTAACTACATGCAGGGCAACACCGGTCAGCAGTACATGGCAGCACCACAGCAGCCCACCGCCACCATGTACAGCCCGGCGATGGGAATGGGTGGCCAACAGCCGCCGGCAGCATCGCCCCAGTCGACGATCAACTATCAAAACTTCCAGCCAACGCTAGCACCATCCACGTACCAGCAGCCGACGGTGGCCGGCACGGGCCAGACGGGTGGCGTGTATTATCCGGGCGCACAGCCGATGGATGGTGGtgcgatgcagcagcagcaacagcaacccgTTGCACCGGCACCGGCTGCACCGGAACCACCGAAGCAAAAGCCACCGCTACCGGAGCAGTACGTGTTCATGCAGACAGTATTCGAGGAGCTGAAGAAGCAGTGCGTCGCATCTGCAGGCAATCCG CAAACGAAACGGAAGCTGGAAGATGTCTCGAAACGGCTTGAAATGTTGTACGATTTGCTGCGAGAGAATCGG CTCTCGCAAAACACTCTCAACTCGCTGAACCAGCTGGTGGCCCTGGTACAGGCCGGCGACTACGCCAACGGTATCGGGCTCCACACGCAGATGGTGtccgggccggactttgcccaGATCGCCAGCTTCATGCCCGGCATTAAGGTGCTGCTCCAGTCGGCGATGCAGCTGCAGGTCTACCTCCGATAA
- the LOC121598962 gene encoding protein transport protein Sec31A isoform X3, whose amino-acid sequence MKVKELQKMVNVAWSPAQQAPIMLAAGTAAQQLDASFSTTAALELYSINLADPSYDLELKGSQPSTHRFHKLLWSPLAPAGGGEPAAAAAGASPSGLITGGCESGVLQVYNVAQLLAGQNALVAQQEKHQGAVRSLDYNPFQHNLVASGASESEIFIWDLNNTAVPMSPGAKVTPHEDVQGLAWNRQVQHILASVFPSRCVIWDLRKNEPIIKLSDTQSRIRWRVAQWHPEVATQLWLASEEDQSPTVQLWDLRYATAPAKTFQIHHRGVLGLTWCPKDHDLVASCGKDNRIICWNQNTEDPNGEILSELATTNQWNFDVAWCPRNPALLAGSSFDGNVTIYSIHGGVHQQVQTSNKIADSFPGMEHIGHEPSQSVPVQSHGPVANDLKRPPRWMRRPAGACFGFGGKLVTFNGASRTVTINQVITDPELVERSNQLERVLSEGNFADYCRQKADQTNDQHSRFMWYFLKANFEDDPHAEMLNLLGYQADDTANKFKKYVVDGPKGDESNPVDGLTDQMAGLSRNYSTETETSTDDSTDLSMTDNNAVFDAIAAGKQATDGQNASATSKQNGTGGSEIPYKIRTGQDKEGLICEALLTGNLEAAIELCMQTGKTSEALILAMNSGSDLLAKVQYRYLRDNENYLSNLISALVLCDWTGVVTQCTIDSWKEALVAAITHCKHQLPLLCERLGERLQGEAVSNADLARNAILCYICAGSTERLVEAWQLSKGGQPSNDPATGEDELDKNNNSNRDLQELVEVSMLLQKALEKQGRSAPAVGKLADLLSQYARLLAAQGSLPSALTYLGNSTDPEMEELRERLYYALGHKTYTPAAPTRPQYASQQQQQQPPFNPMFPTIGQAAKMKAYGQSMPPAPMPTLNPVSTMPQQPSWSTSPFQQPPMGMPPAAAPVAPPPLATKPPVGPPPPATGNDLSQPPRPSSVSSQPGGGTLSRAKYVLDPSVTSGPNYGQTNANFYNPMAYQSQQPASNASAQPPSFYNPAQPAQNNNFKPFTPAPLVQAPPYLPGVSPLDVTQSQQQQQPGMGYPPPPSQAAGPPMGNVQRNPTPPPGWNDPPALKSSSRPQPKAEPSIMAPITSPLPGGLAPSNGYPDPNSNYMQGNTGQQYMAAPQQPTATMYSPAMGMGGQQPPAASPQSTINYQNFQPTLAPSTYQQPTVAGTGQTGGVYYPGAQPMDGGAMQQQQQQPVAPAPAAPEPPKQKPPLPEQYVFMQTVFEELKKQCVASAGNPQTKRKLEDVSKRLEMLYDLLRENRLSQNTLNSLNQLVALVQAGDYANGIGLHTQMVSGPDFAQIASFMPGIKVLLQSAMQLQVYLR is encoded by the exons ATGAAGGTGAAGGAGCTGCAGAAGATGGTGAATGTGGCGTGGTCGCCGGCCCAGCAGGCCCCGATCATGCTGGCCGCCGGTACGGCCGCACAGCAGCTGGACGCATCGTTCAGCACGACGGCCGCCCTGGAGCTGTACTCGATCAATCTGGCCGATCCGAGCTACGATCTGGAGCTGAAGGGCAGCCAGCCGAGCACACATCGCTTCCACAAGCTGCTCTGGTCCCCGCTGGCGCCCGCTGGTGGCGGCgagccggcggcggcggcagccggCGCCAGCCCCAGCGGCCTGATCACCGGCGGCTGCGAGAGTGGCGTGCTGCAGGTGTACAACGTGGCCCAGCTGCTGGCGGGACAGAACGCGCTGGTCGCGCAGCAGGAAAAGCACCAGGGCGCGGTCCGCAGCCTCGACTACAACCCCTTCCAGCACAATTTGGTCGCGAGCGGTGCCTCGGAGTCGGAAATTTTCATCTGGGATCTCAACAACACGGCCGTACCGATGAGCCCGGGCGCCAAGGTGACGCCGCACGAGGACGTGCAGGGGTTGGCGTGGAACCGGCAGGTGCAGCACATACTCGCGTCCGTGTTTCCCTCGCGCTGCGTGATCTGGGATCTGCGCAAGAACGAGCCGATCATCAAGCTGAGCGACACGCAGTCGCGCATCCGCTGGCGGGTCGCCCAGTGGCACCCGGAGGTGGCGACGCAGCTGTGGCTCGCCAGCGAGGAGGACCAGTCGCCGACGGTGCAGCTGTGGGACCTGCGGTACGCGACCGCACCGGCCAAAACGTTCCAGATACACCATCGGGGCGTGCTCGGGCTGACCTGGTGCCCGAAGGATCACGATCTGGTGGCGTCGTGCGGGAAGGACAACCGCATCATCTGCTGGAACCAGAACACGGAGGACCCGAACGGCGAGATACTGTCCGAGCTGGCGACGACGAACCAGTGGAACTTCGATGTGGCCTGGTGTCCCCGCAATCCGGCCCTGCTGGCCGGCTCGAGCTTCGACGGGAACGTGACGATCTACTCGATACACGGCGGCGTGCACCAGCAGGTGCAGACGAGCAACAAGATTGCCGACTCGTTCCCGGGCATGGAGCACATTGGCCACGAGCCGAGCCAGTCGGTGCCGGTACAGTCGCACGGTCCGGTGGCGAACGATCTGAAGCGCCCGCCGCGCTGGATGAGGAGGCCGGCTGGCGCCTGCTTTGGG TTCGGTGGAAAACTAGTCACCTTTAACGGGGCGAGCCGCACGGTGACGATCAATCAGGTCATTACCGATCCGGAGCTGGTGGAACGGTCCAACCAGCTCGAGCGGGTGCTAAGCGAGGGCAACTTTGCCGACTACTGCCGGCAGAAGGCGGACCAAACGAACGATCAGCATTCGCGGTTCATGTGGTACTTCCTGAAGGCAAACTTTGAGGATGATCCGCACGCGGAAATGCTTAATCTGCTTG GCTACCAGGCAGACGATACGGCTAATAAGTTTAAAAAGTACGTTGTCGATGGACCGAAGGGAGACGAATCGAACCCGGTCGATGGGCTGACCGATCAGATGGCCGGTCTTAGTCGG aattATTCAACCGAAACGGAAACCAGTACAGACGATAGTACTGATCTATCG ATGACAGATAATAACGCTGTGTTCGACGCGATTGCCGCCGGCAAACAGGCAACGGATGGGCAGAACGCCTCCGCCACCAGCAAACAGAACGGCACCGGTGGTAGTGAAATTCCGTACAAAATCCGTACCGGTCAGGATAAGGAGGGTTTGATTTGTGAGGCACTGCTCACCGGCAACCTGGAGGCTGCGATCGAGCTGTGCATGCAGACGGGCAAGACGAGCGAAGCGTTAATCCTCGCCATGAACA GTGGTTCGGATTTGCTGGCCAAGGTACAGTACCGCTACCTGCGGGACAACGAAAACTATCTGTCCAACCTGATCTCCGCGCTGGTGCTGTGCGATTGGACCGGTGTCGTGACGCAGTGCACGATCGACTCGTGGAAGGAGGCGCTGGTGGCCGCCATCACGCACTGCAAGCACCAGCTGCCGCTGCTCTGCGAACGGTTGGGCGAGCGGCTGCAGGGGGAAGCGGTCAGCAATGCCGATCTGGCCCGGAATGCCATTCTGTGCTACATTTGTGCCGGCAGCACTGAGCGGCTGGTCGAAGCGTGGCAGCTGTCGAAGGGCGGTCAGCCGAGCAACGATCCGGCTACGGGTGAGGATGAGCTGGataagaacaacaacagcaaccggGACCTGCAGGAGCTGGTGGAGGTGTCGATGCTGCTGCAAAAGGCGCTGGAGAAGCAGGGACGCTCGGCACCGGCTGTCGGCAAGCTGGCCGATCTGTTGTCGCAGTACGCAAGGTTGCTGGCGGCGCAGGGTTCGCTACCATCCGCGCTAACGTATTTGGGCAATTCGACCGACCCGGAGATGGAAGAGCTTCGCGAGCGTCTCTATTACGCCCTTGGACACAAAACTTACACGCCGGCTGCACCGACAAGACCACAATACgcctcccagcagcagcagcagcagccaccctTCAATCCAATGTTCCCCACGATCGGCCAAGCGGCCAAGATGAAGGCGTACGGTCAATCGATGCCACCGGCACCGATGCCAACGCTCAATCCGGTGTCCACGATGCCCCAGCAGCCGAGCTGGTCCACCTCACCGTTCCAGCAGCCGCCGATGGGTATGCCCCCGGCAGCGGCCCCTGTTGCTCCGCCCCCGCTAGCCACGAAACCGCCCGTTGGGCCACCGCCACCGGCCACCGGGAACGATCTTTCGCAACCTCCGCGaccctccagcgttagctCGCAGCCGGGCGGTGGCACCCTAAGCCGCGCTAAGTACGTGCTCGATCCGTCGGTCACGTCCGGGCCGAACTATGGCCAAACGAACGCAAACTTCTACAACCCGATGGCTTACCAGTCCCAGCAGCCGGCCAGCAATGCATCGGCGCAGCCACCGAGCTTCTACAATCCGGCCCAGCCGGCGCAGAACAACAACTTTAAACCGTTCACACCGGCACCGCTAGTGCAGGCGCCACCATATCTTCCCGGTGTGTCTCCGCTGGATGTTACGCAGtcgcagcaacaacagcagcccgGCATGGGATATCCACCACCGCCGTCGCAAGCTGCCGGCCCTCCAATGGGCAACGTGCAGAGGAATCCGACGCCACCACCGGGCTGGAACGATCCGCCGGCGCTGAAGAGCTCTAGCAGACCTCAG CCCAAGGCGGAACCGAGCATTATGGCACCGATCACGTCACCACTGCCGGGCGGTTTGGCCCCATCGAACGGCTACCCCGATCCGAACAGTAACTACATGCAGGGCAACACCGGTCAGCAGTACATGGCAGCACCACAGCAGCCCACCGCCACCATGTACAGCCCGGCGATGGGAATGGGTGGCCAACAGCCGCCGGCAGCATCGCCCCAGTCGACGATCAACTATCAAAACTTCCAGCCAACGCTAGCACCATCCACGTACCAGCAGCCGACGGTGGCCGGCACGGGCCAGACGGGTGGCGTGTATTATCCGGGCGCACAGCCGATGGATGGTGGtgcgatgcagcagcagcaacagcaacccgTTGCACCGGCACCGGCTGCACCGGAACCACCGAAGCAAAAGCCACCGCTACCGGAGCAGTACGTGTTCATGCAGACAGTATTCGAGGAGCTGAAGAAGCAGTGCGTCGCATCTGCAGGCAATCCG CAAACGAAACGGAAGCTGGAAGATGTCTCGAAACGGCTTGAAATGTTGTACGATTTGCTGCGAGAGAATCGG CTCTCGCAAAACACTCTCAACTCGCTGAACCAGCTGGTGGCCCTGGTACAGGCCGGCGACTACGCCAACGGTATCGGGCTCCACACGCAGATGGTGtccgggccggactttgcccaGATCGCCAGCTTCATGCCCGGCATTAAGGTGCTGCTCCAGTCGGCGATGCAGCTGCAGGTCTACCTCCGATAA